A single genomic interval of Malania oleifera isolate guangnan ecotype guangnan chromosome 11, ASM2987363v1, whole genome shotgun sequence harbors:
- the LOC131167407 gene encoding alpha carbonic anhydrase 7-like, with protein sequence MLIPLTPTLTENSTELLLLLRLQSGGDMGRKKKCAEEMEEEETRASDMSEYVYAEKTFSYIRGSDKGPKRWGSLHREWAACKNGRMQSPVDILNSQVVGAVYDLKMSYTPTTAVLSNKGHVIEVGWLGDAGSIQINGTTYRLEQCHWHSPSEHYIDGKSYDLELHMVHKRHDSMKPEIAVVALLFQVGRPNDLLGKLHKNIESISGREGEQVVGTMDPREIIRSSEEYYRYMGSLTTPPCSETVIWTIDSRVRTVSKEQVNILQEAVYDYARQNARPLQPLNDRKIYHHTPR encoded by the exons ATGCTCATCCCTTTAACTCCTACTCTCACAGAAAACTCGACAGAATTGCTGCTACTGTTGCGTCTGCAGAGTGGAGGAGATATGGGGAGGAAAAAGAAATGTGCAGAGGAAATGGAGGAAGAAGAAACAAGAGCTAG TGATATGTCGGAGTATGTTTATGCAGAGAAAACGTTTAGTTATATAAGAGGAAGCGATAAGGGGCCAAAGCGGTGGGGAAGCCTTCACAGGGAATGGGCAGCTTGCAAGAATGGGAGAATGCAGTCCCCAGTTGACATACTCAACTCCCAAGTTGTGGGAGCCGTCTATGATTTAAAGATGAGTTACACCCCAACCACTGCTGTTCTCTCCAATAAAGGCCATGTAATAGAG GTAGGGTGGCTCGGAGATGCAGGATCGATTCAAATCAATGGCACAACCTACCGACTCGAACAATGTCACTGGCATTCACCTTCTGAGCATTACATTGATGGAAAGAG TTATGACCTTGAGCTGCACATGGTTCACAAAAGACACGATTCAATGAAACCCGAGATTGCAGTGGTTGCACTGCTCTTCCAAGTTGGCCGGCCTAATGATCTTCTCGGCAAG TTGCACAAAAATATAGAATCTATAAGTGGTAGAGAAGGAGAACAGGTCGTGGGAACAATGGATCCACGAGAGATTATAAGGAGCTCGGAGGAGTATTATAGATACATGGGTTCGCTCACAACCCCTCCATGCAGTGAAACTGTCATTTGGACCATTGATAGTAGG GTAAGAACTGTATCAAAAGAACAGGTGAACATATTGCAAGAAGCTGTTTATGAT TATGCAAGGCAAAATGCAAGGCCACTGCAACCGCTCAATGATCGAAAGATATATCATCATACGCCAAGATGA
- the LOC131168282 gene encoding probable pectate lyase 12 isoform X2, whose translation MINASLSRRQMLEYSQTGESSSSSCATGNPIDDCWRCDPDWSVNRQRLADCAIGFGKYAVGGKGGEIYTVTDSSDYDAVNPKPGTLRYAVIQDEPLWIVFAADMGIHLSEELIFNSHKTIDGRGADVHIRGGGCLTLQYVSNIIIHNVHIHDCYSSGNTMVRSSPSHYGYRTRSDGDGISIFGATDIWVDHCRLWNCNDGLIDAVMGSTRITVSNSHFSRHNEVMLLGHSDEYEPDTNMHVTLAFNHFGERLVQRMPRCRRGYFHVVNNDYTEWEMYAIGGSGNPTIISQGNRYTAPSDPYAKEVTKRVDTSDKDWKNWVWRSNGDLMANGAIFVPSGGLGLESLKADTVDPISATYIDQLTVNAGVFLPARDIREGKWYAGAPSSGGIGLVSENWYGGYDEFDESPATPPSILCYFLVVLSTLLLFCASNLGPLQL comes from the exons ATGATTAATGCGTCCTTGTCAAGAAGACAAATGCTGGAATACTCCCAAACCGGCGAATCATCCTCGTCGTCGTGCGCCACCGGCAATCCCATCGATGACTGCTGGCGGTGCGACCCCGACTGGAGCGTCAACCGCCAGAGGCTCGCCGACTGCGCCATCGGCTTCGGCAAGTACGCTGTCGGCGGCAAGGGTGGTGAAATATATACCGTCACGGACTCCTCCGATTACGACGCCGTGAACCCCAAGCCCGGCACCCTCCGGTACGCCGTCATCCAGGACGAACCCCTCTGGATCGTCTTCGCGGCCGACATGGGCATCCACCTCTCGGAAGAGCTCATCTTCAACagccacaaaaccatcgacggccGCGGCGCCGACGTGCACATTCGCGGCGGCGGCTGCCTCACCCTCCAGTACGTGTCCAATATCATCATCCACAACGTTCACATCCATGACTGCTACTCCTCGGGGAACACCATGGTGCGCTCCAGCCCATCGCACTACGGGTACCGCACGAGATCAGACGGCGACGGGATCTCCATCTTCGGGGCGACGGACATCTGGGTGGACCACTGCAGGCTGTGGAACTGCAATGACGGTCTGATCGACGCGGTGATGGGGTCCACGAGGATCACGGTTTCCAACAGCCATTTCTCGCGCCACAACGAGGTGATGCTGCTGGGCCACAGCGACGAATACGAGCCGGACACGAATATGCATGTGACGCTGGCGTTCAACCACTTCGGGGAGAGGCTGGTGCAGCGGATGCCTCGGTGCCGGCGCGGCTACTTCCACGTGGTGAACAATGATTACACGGAGTGGGAGATGTACGCCATCGGCGGTAGCGGTAACCCTACCATCATTAGCCAGGGCAATAGATACACTGCGCCTTCGGATCCTTACGCCAAGGAG GTGACGAAGCGCGTGGACACATCGGACAAGGATTGGAAGAACTGGGTGTGGAGGAGCAATGGAGACCTAATGGCGAACGGAGCCATATTCGTGCCGTCTGGTGGGCTTGGGCTGGAGAGCTTAAAAGCCGACACTGTGGACCCCATCTCTGCCACTTACATAGACCAACTCACCGTGAACGCCGGCGTCTTTCTGCCCGCCAG GGACATCAGAGAGGGGAAGTGGTATGCAGGGGCGCCAAGTAGTGGAGGAATTGGCCTAGTGTCTGAAAACTGGTACGGGGGCTATGACGAATTCGACGAGTCGCCCGCAACGCCTCCTTCCATTCTCTGCTACTTTCTAGTTGTATTGTCCACACTCTTGTTATTTTGTGCATCAAATCTAGGACCCCTGCAATTGTGA
- the LOC131168282 gene encoding probable pectate lyase 12 isoform X1 has protein sequence MLHGTCIVLFSLLSSLSPLCRAMLNLTLTPPRQHPNPDAVVQDVQRMINASLSRRQMLEYSQTGESSSSSCATGNPIDDCWRCDPDWSVNRQRLADCAIGFGKYAVGGKGGEIYTVTDSSDYDAVNPKPGTLRYAVIQDEPLWIVFAADMGIHLSEELIFNSHKTIDGRGADVHIRGGGCLTLQYVSNIIIHNVHIHDCYSSGNTMVRSSPSHYGYRTRSDGDGISIFGATDIWVDHCRLWNCNDGLIDAVMGSTRITVSNSHFSRHNEVMLLGHSDEYEPDTNMHVTLAFNHFGERLVQRMPRCRRGYFHVVNNDYTEWEMYAIGGSGNPTIISQGNRYTAPSDPYAKEVTKRVDTSDKDWKNWVWRSNGDLMANGAIFVPSGGLGLESLKADTVDPISATYIDQLTVNAGVFLPARDIREGKWYAGAPSSGGIGLVSENWYGGYDEFDESPATPPSILCYFLVVLSTLLLFCASNLGPLQL, from the exons ATGCTCCACGGGACCTGCATTGTCCTCTTCTCCCTTCTGAGCTCGCTTTCCCCACTCTGTAGAGCAATGCTGAATCTCACTCTCACTCCCCCTCGTCAGCATCCCAACCCCGACGCCGTTGTTCAAGACGTCCAAAG AATGATTAATGCGTCCTTGTCAAGAAGACAAATGCTGGAATACTCCCAAACCGGCGAATCATCCTCGTCGTCGTGCGCCACCGGCAATCCCATCGATGACTGCTGGCGGTGCGACCCCGACTGGAGCGTCAACCGCCAGAGGCTCGCCGACTGCGCCATCGGCTTCGGCAAGTACGCTGTCGGCGGCAAGGGTGGTGAAATATATACCGTCACGGACTCCTCCGATTACGACGCCGTGAACCCCAAGCCCGGCACCCTCCGGTACGCCGTCATCCAGGACGAACCCCTCTGGATCGTCTTCGCGGCCGACATGGGCATCCACCTCTCGGAAGAGCTCATCTTCAACagccacaaaaccatcgacggccGCGGCGCCGACGTGCACATTCGCGGCGGCGGCTGCCTCACCCTCCAGTACGTGTCCAATATCATCATCCACAACGTTCACATCCATGACTGCTACTCCTCGGGGAACACCATGGTGCGCTCCAGCCCATCGCACTACGGGTACCGCACGAGATCAGACGGCGACGGGATCTCCATCTTCGGGGCGACGGACATCTGGGTGGACCACTGCAGGCTGTGGAACTGCAATGACGGTCTGATCGACGCGGTGATGGGGTCCACGAGGATCACGGTTTCCAACAGCCATTTCTCGCGCCACAACGAGGTGATGCTGCTGGGCCACAGCGACGAATACGAGCCGGACACGAATATGCATGTGACGCTGGCGTTCAACCACTTCGGGGAGAGGCTGGTGCAGCGGATGCCTCGGTGCCGGCGCGGCTACTTCCACGTGGTGAACAATGATTACACGGAGTGGGAGATGTACGCCATCGGCGGTAGCGGTAACCCTACCATCATTAGCCAGGGCAATAGATACACTGCGCCTTCGGATCCTTACGCCAAGGAG GTGACGAAGCGCGTGGACACATCGGACAAGGATTGGAAGAACTGGGTGTGGAGGAGCAATGGAGACCTAATGGCGAACGGAGCCATATTCGTGCCGTCTGGTGGGCTTGGGCTGGAGAGCTTAAAAGCCGACACTGTGGACCCCATCTCTGCCACTTACATAGACCAACTCACCGTGAACGCCGGCGTCTTTCTGCCCGCCAG GGACATCAGAGAGGGGAAGTGGTATGCAGGGGCGCCAAGTAGTGGAGGAATTGGCCTAGTGTCTGAAAACTGGTACGGGGGCTATGACGAATTCGACGAGTCGCCCGCAACGCCTCCTTCCATTCTCTGCTACTTTCTAGTTGTATTGTCCACACTCTTGTTATTTTGTGCATCAAATCTAGGACCCCTGCAATTGTGA